A genome region from Cryptococcus neoformans var. neoformans B-3501A chromosome 8, whole genome shotgun sequence includes the following:
- a CDS encoding hypothetical protein (HMMPfam hit to Disintegrin, Disintegrin, score: 102.3, E(): 1.1e-27), protein MWRTTKQWRPPPIHLLLWLVLVVVVGLLTPVDARSPHPAPLRRATTATSHLSILPRRPKNGLVPRHSTLLPPPPSTLKHSDTLVLTLDLPDLLPFEVKLFVKPSEHMFHPDARIKHGEQVIGELREEDWRLYTGEVVHPSYIDRLTTLHAIGAHQPLSERSQILGRASVIVHHPGDLDGHDAVWEGSFTVGGELYNVVTRENYERVKTWEDVNVQGMGRMVIFRQSDMRHDQGTNKTIPSCSHDSLAFNDLSNPVFNTFSTHDTSSYSFLNPLGMFWKRDDTGGMTGSSNYISTINDTSGCPDTQKIVYMGVALDCNYVAAYGSPDAARTQVLNNWNQVSALYKSAFKISLGIIELQVQNITCPSTPVSGEEWNVGCDANITLDTRLGDFSAWRGAKGDDGAGLWHLMSACPTDSEVGVAWLGTLCQTDSSEQSSGTVSGTGISTATKTEWSLIAHEIGHGFGAIHDCTSGCSLSGSCCPLTTSTCDANGQFIMNPTTSTTEQTFSGCTLGNICSNIGNRAVSTSCIETPGARSVISLQQCGNGIVEDGEDCDPGGNTTSTCCDSSTCKFTSGAVCDPSNSACCTSSCQYSPSNTTCRPAVNDICDYAEYCTGTSASCPEDKTAEDGTSCGSDGLECASGTCTSLDKQCSTAGATMGLSEACGQRDDTSCVVTCKDPNSTSSCVVLQTPLVDGSPCGYGGHCYNQTCESGSWQATVAAWYRQNLQIAIPVTIIAGLIILAILFFIARCIYRSCCGRRGARAGGAARNTKYVPANGDAYYGPPPTQSGGGAMPMSAVAAPQPALQRGYESRASVEPLMAGSGSGVGAGYGRPNTDYDHDHRQVYPPGQRYSQGYGDTFEGQGYEYNQAPQYSSFAPGTGGGGGGGGVYGQTGGWVDDRTWNGQYYGRQEAYGR, encoded by the exons ATGTGGAGAACGACGAAGCAATGGAGGCCTCCGCCTATACACCTCCTATTGTGGCTCGTCTTGGTCGTCGTGGTGGGACTCTTGACACCAGTAGATG CCCGATCACCCCACCCTGCCCCTCTGCGGAgagcaacaacagccaCCTCTCACTTATCCATCCTCCCTCGCAGGCCTAAAAACGGGCTCGTCCCACGACACTCGacccttctccctccgccACCGTCTACTCTCAAACATTCCGATACCCTCGTCCTTACCCTCGACCTTCCTGATCTCTTACCTTTTGAAGTAAAACTATTTGTAAAACCCTCGGAACACATGTTCCACCCTGATGCCCGGATAAAGCATGGGGAACAAGTTATTGGAGAattgagagaagaagattggagaTTGTACACCGGTGAAGTAGTCCACCCGAGCTACATTGACAGATTGACCACTCTCCATGCTATTGGAGCTCACCAGCCGCTGTCCGAGAGGTCACAGATCCTCGGTCGAGCGAGCGTGATCGTTCACCATCCCGGCGATCTTGACGGACATGATGCAGTATGGGAAGGATCATTCACCGTCGGCGGAGAGCTGTACAATGTAGTGACCAGGGAGAATTATGAGAGGGTGAAGACATGGGAAGATGTCAATGTCCAAGGTATGGGCCGAATGGTCATTTTCCGGCAAAGTGACATGAGGCACGACCAAGGCACCAACAAAACAATACCTTCTTGTTCCCACGACTCATTGGCATTCAACGATCTCTCCAACCCCGTATTCAACACATTCTCCACCCATGATACCTCTTCCtactccttcctcaacccTTTGGGCATGTTCTGGAAAAGAGACGATACCGGCGGTATGACCGGTTCGTCCAACTATATCAGCACGATCAACGATACCAGCGGTTGCCCCGATACCCAAAAGATTGTCTACATGGGCGTCGCTCTCGACTGCAACTACGTTGCCGCTTACGGTTCCCCCGACGCCGCCCGAACCCAAGTGCTCAACAACTGGAACCAAGTTTCAGCACTCTATAAATCAGCCTTCAAAATCTCCCTCGGTATCATCGAGCTCCAAGTACAAAACATCACCTGCCCCTCTACGCCCGTATCAGGGGAAGAATGGAACGTGGGGTGCGATGCGAACATTACCCTCGATACCAGATTGGGCGATTTCAGCGCGTGGAGAGGAGCCAAGGGGGACGATGGAGCCGGTCTTTGGCATCTGATGAGTGCGTGCCCGACAGACTCGGAAGTCGGGGTAGCGTGGCTCGGGACGTTGTGTCAGACGGATAGCTCGGAGCAGAGTTCCGGCACGGTTTCGGGCACGGGGATTAGTACCGCTACCAAGACGGAATGGAGTTTGATCGCTCATGAAATCGGGCATGG GTTTGGCGCCATTCATGATTGTACATCAGGCTGCTCTCTCTCTGGCTCTTGCTGTCCCTTGACAACATCCACATGCGATGCAAACGGTCAATTTATCATGAACCCCACCACATCCACGACAGAACAAACGTTCTCGGGGTGTACATTGGGAAATATATGCAGTAATATTGGGAATAGAGCCGTGTCGACCAGCTGTATAGAAACGCCGGGAGCTAGAAGTGTGATCAGTCTACAGCAATGTGGTA ATGGGAttgtggaagatggagaggattgTGATCCGGGAGGAAATACGACTTCAACATGCTGCGACTCTTCCA CCTGTAAATTCACCTCTGGCGCCGTCTGCGACCCTTCCAACTCTGCATGCTGTACCTCCTCTTGCCAATACTCACCGTCCAACACCACCTGCCGCCCGGCCGTGAACGATATCTGCGACTACGCCGAATACTGTACCGGCACCTCTGCGAGCTGTCCAGAGGATAAGACGGCAGAAGACGGGACAAGCTGTGGATCGGATGGGTTGGAGTGTGCGAGCGGGACGTGTACCAGTTTGGATAAGCAGTGTAGTACGGCGGGGGCAACTATGGGTTTGAGTGAAGCGTGTGGGCAAAGGGATGATACGAGCTGTGTGGTCACGTGTAAGGATCCGAATTCGAC GAGTTCTTGTGTGGTACTTCAAACCCCTCTTGTGGATGGGTCTCCGTGCG GTTACGGCGGCCATTGTTACAACCAGACATGTGAATCCGGATCATGGCAAGCTACCGTTGCCGCATGGTACAGACAAAACCTCCAAATCGCAATCCCAGTCACAATCATCGCCGGGTTGATCATCCTCGCCATCCTGTTTTTCATCGCGCGCTGCATCTATCGCTCCTGTTGCGGTCGTCGAGGTGCCCGTGCCGGTGGCGCCGCCCGAAATACAAAATACGTACCAGCAAACGGAGATGCGTACTATGGGCCCCCGCCAACCCAGTCGGGCGGCGGAGCGATGCCAATGTCGGCCGTGGCTGCGCCCCAACCGGCTTTGCAAAGGGGTTACGAGTCCCGTGCGTCGGTGGAACCGTTGATGGCTGGTTCCGGTTCCGGAGTTGGTGCGGGGTATGGTAGACCGAACACCGACTACGACCACGACCACCGTCAGGTCTATCCTCCCGGTCAGAGGTATTCGCAGGGGTATGGAGATACGTTTGAGGGACAAGGATACGAGTACAACCAAGCGCCGCAGTATAGCTCGTTTGCGCCGGGTacaggtggaggagggggaggaggaggagtaTACGGCCAGACGGGTGGATGGGTGGATGATAGGACGTGGAATGGACAATATTATGGACGTCAGGAGGCTTATGGGAGGTAA
- a CDS encoding hypothetical protein (Match to EST gb|CF184039.1|CF184039; HMMPfam hit to Gp_dh_C, Glyceraldehyde 3-phosphate dehydrogenase, C-terminal domain, score: 282.4, E(): 7.4e-82; HMMPfam hit to Gp_dh_N, Glyceraldehyde 3-phosphate dehydrogenase, NAD binding domain, score: 250.9, E(): 2.2e-72): MTNPLLAHFQDSFFPPCRVGINGFGRIGRAAFRASLERDDLIVVAINHTAPSIDYLLHAIKYDSTHGTSRHANDLSIKDGALYYKDRRIELFSQRDPLLLDWKSAGVEYVVESTGKMTTVATASAHIKSGARKVVISAPSKDAKTIVVGVNRKDYDSSMSVVSNASCTTNCLAPLAKVLNRAFGIEFGMMTTVHASTSSQPILDGYSKKNRRLGRGVGSNIIPTTTGAATAVQLVLPELAGKFTGVSVRVPVDNVSMVDLTVRLNKPVASKEELFRPIREASTGLSSLGPLANVLCVNDDELVSRDFLGWQHSCIVDSAASVMLNDRVFKIIAWYDNEYGYACRLLDLVRFIHEYDNGKVPTPTPSGVQTPSGVHTPILRSI; encoded by the exons ATGACCAATCCTTTGCTAGCGCACTTTCAAgactctttcttccctccttgtCGGGTTGGTATTAATGGATTTGGTCGTATCGGACGTGCTGCTTTCCGAGCCTCtttggaaagagatgacCTTATTG TCGTCGCTATTAACCACACTGCTCCTTCGATTGATTACCTCTTGCATGCTATCAAATATGATTCCACTCATGGAACTTCAAGACACGCCAACGACCTTTCTATCAAAGACGGTGCACTCTATTATAAAGATAGAAGGATTGAGCTGTTCAGCCAGCGAGACCCCTTACTGCTCGACTGGAAGTCCGCCGGTGTAGAGTATGTCGTTGAATCTACAGGGAAAATGACTACGGTGGCTACAGCGAGTGCTCATATCAAGAGTGGGGCGAGGAAGGTTGTAATCTCCGCACCTTCAAA GGACGCGAAGACAATCGTCGTTGGGGTGAACCGAAAGGATTACGACTCTTCAATGTCGGTTGTCTCAAATGCAAGCTGCACC ACCAACTGCCTTGCGCCTCTGGCAAAGGTTTTAAATCGTGCTTTCGGTATCGAGTTTGGAATGATGACAACA GTTCATGCTTCGACCTCCTCCCAACCCATTCTTGACGGTTACAGTAAGAAGAACCGTCGTTTAG GTCGTGGTGTTGGATCAAACATCATCCCTACAACCACCGGTGCCGCCACAGCTGTCCAACTAGTCCTTCCCGAACTAGCTGGAAAATTCACAG GCGTTTCCGTCCGTGTACCAGTCGACAACGTCTCCATGGTCGACCTTACTGTTCGCCTGAATAAACCTGTCGCTTCCAAAGAAGAACTCTTCCGACCTATCCGCGAGGCTTCTACGGGCCTTAGCAGCCTTGGTCCGTTAGCCAACGTCCTTTGTGTcaacgatgatgagctcGTTTCCCGCGACTTTTTGGGATGGCAGCATAGCTGTATCGTAGACTCGGCTGCGAGCGTCATGTTGAATGATAGGGTCTTTAAGATTATTGCTTGGTATG ATAATGAGTATGGTTACGCCTGTCGATTGTTGGACCTTGTGCGCTTCATCCACGAATACGACAATGGCAAAGTGCCGACTCCTACACCTTCTGGCGTACAAACACCTTCTGGTGTCCACACTCCTATCCTTCGTTCCATTTAG